GATACTGCGTAGCCTTGAGGAGACCCGTGTCGAGACGGCGCTGGTTTTCAACACCTTTGTTCAGGGTGCTGAACTTCTGGCGGAGATCAACCGGGATTTTGGCCTGGAGGCTCCCGAAGGCAGTTCGCTGTCCAAATTGATGGGGGATTTGAACAACTTCTTGTTGGAGAAGAACCTTCAGGGGATCAATTGCGCCATTCTGATTGACGATGCCCAAAATCTCAATCTGGAAAGCCTCGAACTGGTACGCATGATATCCAATTTCGAGGCCAATGCGGCAAAACTGGTGCAAATCCTCCTGATTGGTCAACCGGAGTTGTTGGACAAGCTCAACATGCACGAACTCCGGCAGCTTAAGAGCCGAATTGTCGTGCATGGCGAGGTGGTTCCCTATAATCTGGACGAGCTGAAACAATACATTCATTTCAAACTGCATTCCGTGGGGGGGAGTGGCTCGGTTACCATTCCCGAACGCGGTTTCCACTTGATGCACAAACTGACCCAGGGCAATCCCCGGCAGATCAACAACCTGATGGATCGTTGTTTGTACGGCCTGTTCGCCTACGGAACCAATGCTCTTGGTCCGAAGTTGATCCGGGAAGTGGCTCAGGAGGTTGGACTGCGCGTGCCTCAGAAATCATGGGAGAGTCACTGGAAGCGCCATGGGTTGGCGCTGGTGGGGCTCTCCCTGGGGCTGATGGCGATAATTTTTGCCGTGCACATATCCCGTGGCGGTGGTGGCAAGCCGGACGGGGAGAGTCGGGCTGTGCTGGAGCAGGCTCGCGGCGAGTTGGAAAAGGCTCGTCAGGAGAGGGAAAAGGCGGAAAAGGAGGCCGTTGCCGCCAAGGAGTTGCGTCAAAAAATTCAGGGGGAGGTTTCGGAACTGCGGGTTTCTCGGGATCGGGCCAACAAGCAGTTGGCAGAGGTGAAGGCGGCGCAGGAGGAGTCCTTGAAAGAGGTGGCCCGGGCTCGCATCGCCGAAGCCAAGGCTTTGACGGAAGCGGCCCAGTCCAGGAACAGCACGGCCACCGAGGTGGAGGCACAGGCGGTGACCCTGGCCAAGGCCCGCGCCAACCGGGAAAAGGCGGAACAGGAGGCGGCCCAGCAGAGCCGGGCCATTCAGGAGGCCGAGGAACGGGTGCGCTTGCAGGGGCAGGCATTGGATCAGGCACTTGCGGCTCAGGCGGGTGCGGAAGAGAGGGCTCGTCGCGCCGAAGGGGCTTTGGACCTGATGCAGCGGCAGGTCAAGGAACAGGCTCTCGCCCTGGAAGAGGCCAACAAGGCCCGCGAAGCGGCCCGGGAAGAGTCGCAGCAGACCCGGAAGCTGCTTACCCAGGTTCAGGAGAGCGCCAAAAGGCAGGAGCAGGAGACCAAAGCCCAAGCCGAAGCGTTGCGTCAGGCCAAAGAGGCCATGGAGAAGGATCTGGCCCAGGCCAAACAGAGTCTGGATTCGCTGCAAGCGACTCGGGAAGAGACCCGCAAACGCCTGGAGAGTGTTGAAAAGGAGGCCTCCGAAAGGCTGCGCAAGCTGGCTCAGGAACGTCAGGAGGCCGAAACGGCGCTGCAGACGGCTCGCCAGGAGGCGGAGCAGTCGCGGGTGAACCTGGAAGCCAAAGTGACCCAGGAGCAGGAAAAGGCCAAAGAGGTGGTTGCCCAGGCCGAAGCGGGACGCAAGAAGGCCGAAGAGGAGAGCCGCCGCAGGGAAGAGGAGTTGCGCAGGAAAGAGCAGGAGCTGGCCCGGCTGAAGGAAGAGGCGGAAAAAGCCCTGGTCCAGGCCAAAACCGCCCAGGATCGGGCGACGAAGGAGATGGAACAGGCGGGCGGTTCAGTCGACAAAAAAGATGCGGCACGGGAAGAGTCGTTGCGTCGTGTCAAAGAAGAGGCCGATCTCCAGATCACTCAGGCCCGGGAAAGACTGGATCAGGCCCGGAAAGAGCTGCAGGCAGCTCGCGAGGAGTCGCGCATCCTGGTTGTCAAGGAGGGAACGGCCCGGGTTCCGGACGAAGTGGTGGCGTTCATGAAGGACTATGGAGTGGAGTCGCTGGCTCCGGCGCTTCATCTGGCCCTGCAGACCGGCTGGCTGGAAGGTGTGGCCCGGCAAATCGGCGCCGCATCGGCATTGCGTCTGGTGGTGTTGGCGCATCCCTCAGCGGAAGTCAGTCGGGAGTATCGGACCCTCCCCTGGAAGGTTCCGGGTTTGGGAATGCGCCATTTGCTGCTTTGGAAAGCCCCTTTCTGGGTCGAAACCTTCCACTTCGCCGCATCCGGGCCGGAAATCGGACTTTTGCAAAGTCAGTTGAAACAGCTCGGCTATTATGATCAGGAAGTGGATAATATCGTCGGGCGTGGTACCATGAGAGCGGTGCGGGCCTTCCAGCAAAAATCCGGCCTGGAGCCGACGGGCGTGGCCGATGCCGCGACCCAGTTTTTCTTGAGCCGATTGGCGGCCAAAGCGCCGCATGCCGCTGGCAAGGGCGGGGGGAAAAGCACTTCCGACAAGGCTTCCCCGGTCCAGGAGTTGCGGGAGGAGAATCCCTGGACCGTTCAGGTGGGCAGTTTCGCCCAGGAACAGGATGCTCGCCCGTTGCTGAGGCGTTTGAAGGAGGGGGGCTACGCCAGTTTCATGCAAACGGTGCTGGCCCAGCTTCCGGAACAACCGCCCTGGGTGGCCGTGAGAGTCGGGACCTATCGAACCCGCGAGGAAGCTGAAGAAATTGCCCGAAACTTGCAAGCTCAATTTGCCCTGGATGGCATTGTTTTACAGATTTGGCCTTTGAAAGAAGTGCCACAATAGTGGATGCTGTATCGTCTCCGACACGCTTTTCCGGTGGGAACAAACCGGCATGCCGGCATCGACCGGAAGTGGATGTGTCGTAACCGTTATTCTGATCTTCCTTTGTCGAGGACAACATGGCCGAGCCGGAAAAACGTAAGCCTTTAGGTGTGCTGTTGCAGGAGAAGGGGCTCATCACGCCGGCACACATCGAACTGGCCCTGCAGGACCAGAAGATCACCCGGGAAAAGGTCGGTGAAATTCTGGAGAGGTTGGGTTTCGTCTCCCAGTTTGACGTGGCCACGACCATCGCCGATCAGGATAAGAGGCCCTACCGGGATGTGGATCAGGTGCGTCCCAAGGACCAGACCTTGCGTCTGTTCAATATGAACCTCTGCCTGACCAACCATTTCCTGCCCATCGAACATGGCGACGGCAAAATCGAGATTATTGCCGCCAACGAGGATATGGATAGTCTGGAGCGTCTCATCTCCCGCAATACCGGTCTGAAACCGGTCTTCTTCCAGGGGGAGCGGGGCAAACTGCACAATGCCATCCAGTACTTCTACTACTTCCTGGAAAACCCGGTCGAGAAGTTGATCGAACGGGAGATTCAGCTGTTGAGTGCCGATGTCGACGATGTCCGCTCGGTGGAACCGTTCGTCAACGGCTTGTTGCAGTTGGCCGTGAAAAACCGTGCCTCGGATATTCACATCCGGCCCATGGACCGTTCGATCAGTGTCGCCTTCCGGGTGGACGGTGTGATGCGGGCCATGTTTGCGCTGCCGCCGAACTTCCGCCGCCTGATCACCAACCTCAAAATGAAATCGGACATGGATATCGCCGAACAGCGTCTGCCCCAGGACGGCAGCTTTTCGGCCACCATCCTCAACAACCACTACGACTTTCGTACTTCCACCACCGTAAGCGCCTACGGCGAAAACATGGTGATGCGCCTACTGCCCATGCGCAGCGACTTCATGGGTATGGCGCAGCTCGGCTTTGACCGGGCCGATATCGATCTGCTGACCCAGATCTTCAACGAACCCTACGGCATCGTACTTTTGACCGGTCCAACCGGTTCGGGAAAGACCACCACCCTCTACGCGGCGGTGCGCGCCCTGAACCTGACGGAAAAGAACGTGCTGACGGTCGAAAACCCGATCGAATACCGCATTCCCCTGGTGCGGCAGACCCAGATCAACGTCAAGGCGGGATACACTTTCGCCAGCGCCATTCGTCACTTCCTGCGCCATGACCCGGACGTGATCCTGGTCGGTGAAATCCGTGACAAGGAGACCGCCGAAACGGCCATCTCCGCCTCCGAAACGGGCCATCTGGTGCTGTCGACCCTGCACACCAACACCGCCTTCGGCGCCCTGCCCCGTTTCCGCTCTCTGGGGGTGCCTTCCTTCATGCTGGCCGATTCGCTGGTTGGTGTGGTCAGCCAGCGGCTGGTGCGGAAGATCTGCCCGCATTGCAAGGAGGAGTATCGCCCCAGCGAAGAGGATTTGGACTATCTCGGGGATCGGACCATCAAGGTGCTCTATCGTGGCAAAGGCTGCGAGACTTGTCACAACACAGGCTTTTATGGCCGAACCCTGATCTACGAGGTCTTGCGTAGCGACCCCGCGCTGGCGGTGTTGATCGGCAAGGATGCCACCCAGGATGAGATGATCAAACTGGCGCGGGAAAATGGCTTCCGGGAAATCAAACACTCCGCCCTGACCAAGGTCAAGCGGGGAGAAGTTTCGGTTGCGGAAGTGGTTCGGGCCCTCGGTTATTAACTGGAATTATCATGGCACTCTTTCATTACAAGCTCATCGAAAAAGAGGGCAAGGCAAAGACCGGCCTGATCAATTTACCTTTCGACAGCCCGGTTTCGGCCTCGAACTACCTGGAATCGAAGGGTGGCATCGTTGTTTATGCCATACCGGTGCATCCCTATTTGACGGCAATCGTCTCGGGAGTCAGCCGCTTTTTCGAGCAGCCGGTCAAACGCACTGAGCTGGCGGAAGCCCTCAACAACGTCAGCGTCATGCTCAAGGCCGGTTTGCCCTTGTTGAGCGCCATCAAGGATGCGGTGGTGGAGCATGAAAACCCCACCCTCTCCCGGGTGGGCAAGGAGCTGGTCATGCGCATCGAGGGCGGCGCGACCCTGGCGGAGGCGGCCAGAGCCTATCCTCGGGTTTTCCCCGATACCATGACCTTCCTCTTTCGTCTGGGTGAGGAGAGCGGCAGTTTGGACCGTACCATCCGGGACGCCTCCGAACATGAGATCAAGGTCGAAAAGATCTACAAAGACGTGAAGAAGGCCCTGACCTATCCGACGATCATTCTGATGGCAGTTTTGGGGGCCTTGCTCTTCTGGGTTATTTCGGTCATGCCGACCATGCAGAAGCTGTTTATCGCCATGAAGGTGACCCTGCCGCCGTTTACCACGATCACCATCGCGACCGTCACCTGGATTCTCGATAATGGCCTCTATATCGTGGTCGGACTTTTCACCACGATCGCCAGTAT
The nucleotide sequence above comes from Magnetococcales bacterium. Encoded proteins:
- a CDS encoding AAA family ATPase, whose amino-acid sequence is MIESTIIQAGATLKAEQAQREAYLDFLRLSRNPFPVSPDAENFFLPQRIDTLITEILHCIQTRKGFMILTGEVGLGKTTISRRILRSLEETRVETALVFNTFVQGAELLAEINRDFGLEAPEGSSLSKLMGDLNNFLLEKNLQGINCAILIDDAQNLNLESLELVRMISNFEANAAKLVQILLIGQPELLDKLNMHELRQLKSRIVVHGEVVPYNLDELKQYIHFKLHSVGGSGSVTIPERGFHLMHKLTQGNPRQINNLMDRCLYGLFAYGTNALGPKLIREVAQEVGLRVPQKSWESHWKRHGLALVGLSLGLMAIIFAVHISRGGGGKPDGESRAVLEQARGELEKARQEREKAEKEAVAAKELRQKIQGEVSELRVSRDRANKQLAEVKAAQEESLKEVARARIAEAKALTEAAQSRNSTATEVEAQAVTLAKARANREKAEQEAAQQSRAIQEAEERVRLQGQALDQALAAQAGAEERARRAEGALDLMQRQVKEQALALEEANKAREAAREESQQTRKLLTQVQESAKRQEQETKAQAEALRQAKEAMEKDLAQAKQSLDSLQATREETRKRLESVEKEASERLRKLAQERQEAETALQTARQEAEQSRVNLEAKVTQEQEKAKEVVAQAEAGRKKAEEESRRREEELRRKEQELARLKEEAEKALVQAKTAQDRATKEMEQAGGSVDKKDAAREESLRRVKEEADLQITQARERLDQARKELQAAREESRILVVKEGTARVPDEVVAFMKDYGVESLAPALHLALQTGWLEGVARQIGAASALRLVVLAHPSAEVSREYRTLPWKVPGLGMRHLLLWKAPFWVETFHFAASGPEIGLLQSQLKQLGYYDQEVDNIVGRGTMRAVRAFQQKSGLEPTGVADAATQFFLSRLAAKAPHAAGKGGGKSTSDKASPVQELREENPWTVQVGSFAQEQDARPLLRRLKEGGYASFMQTVLAQLPEQPPWVAVRVGTYRTREEAEEIARNLQAQFALDGIVLQIWPLKEVPQ
- a CDS encoding type II/IV secretion system protein, which gives rise to MAEPEKRKPLGVLLQEKGLITPAHIELALQDQKITREKVGEILERLGFVSQFDVATTIADQDKRPYRDVDQVRPKDQTLRLFNMNLCLTNHFLPIEHGDGKIEIIAANEDMDSLERLISRNTGLKPVFFQGERGKLHNAIQYFYYFLENPVEKLIEREIQLLSADVDDVRSVEPFVNGLLQLAVKNRASDIHIRPMDRSISVAFRVDGVMRAMFALPPNFRRLITNLKMKSDMDIAEQRLPQDGSFSATILNNHYDFRTSTTVSAYGENMVMRLLPMRSDFMGMAQLGFDRADIDLLTQIFNEPYGIVLLTGPTGSGKTTTLYAAVRALNLTEKNVLTVENPIEYRIPLVRQTQINVKAGYTFASAIRHFLRHDPDVILVGEIRDKETAETAISASETGHLVLSTLHTNTAFGALPRFRSLGVPSFMLADSLVGVVSQRLVRKICPHCKEEYRPSEEDLDYLGDRTIKVLYRGKGCETCHNTGFYGRTLIYEVLRSDPALAVLIGKDATQDEMIKLARENGFREIKHSALTKVKRGEVSVAEVVRALGY
- a CDS encoding type II secretion system F family protein, with product MALFHYKLIEKEGKAKTGLINLPFDSPVSASNYLESKGGIVVYAIPVHPYLTAIVSGVSRFFEQPVKRTELAEALNNVSVMLKAGLPLLSAIKDAVVEHENPTLSRVGKELVMRIEGGATLAEAARAYPRVFPDTMTFLFRLGEESGSLDRTIRDASEHEIKVEKIYKDVKKALTYPTIILMAVLGALLFWVISVMPTMQKLFIAMKVTLPPFTTITIATVTWILDNGLYIVVGLFTTIASITWASKKYQPFRKVVHEVQLRLPVLKLVLVQFNLAFITAYLSLMLRSGVDVLHCLNVLSTSLPNEVFKYKLKYVGEQILQGISLKDAFSSVEMFPRFIVRMIGVGEQSGQLSEQLDYIARDYQARMDSIVKNISNIVEPIVLGIGGTLFAILAVAMFYPLMQLVGNVGK